The genomic DNA GCTCACAAGCGAGGTTTGGCTGGCATGCGTCGGCTGACTATCGTTGCAGATGAAGATCTTGAGCAATGGCTGGAAGAGCAAATTGTTGGATTTGGCGCAACCGGATTTACTTCACTTCCATGCCGCGGAATTGGTCGGAGCGAACTCGAGCAGGGTGTTGCATCGACAAATTCAAAGGTTCGCATTGAAGTCGTCATCCCGCAGTTTGTTTGCGAAGACGTCGTCACATTTCTCCGCACGGAAGTCTTGCCTCAGCACCGCGTGACCGCCTGTGTCGAATCAGTTGAAGTCATTCGACGAGACCAATTCGAAGTTCTCTCATCCGAAGAACACTCGTAACTTGAAGTTCAGCAACCTCAAGAATCGTTCGCGAGGCAAGTTATTTTCCTGACGACTTTTTCCGAATTGGTGTTAAGTGTCGATACGTCCCCGGTGATTCACCCGGGGCTGTCTCGATACTGAAAACAAAACAAAGCTGCTCTAGAAGTCGTCATCCTCATCATCGTCTTCATCATCATGATCGGGATGCAGAGGATGATTTGGATCGAAGAAAAAGTCACCTAACCCCATTGGGAGCACGTTGCCTCCGAGGGACTGTTGTTTGCGATCCGCCAGCGATTGCAAATCGACGGCATCTTCACCCAGGCATTTCTCCAAAGAGTTCCGCCACACCTCATCTTTGGAAAGCGGATGGTCTGGCACCGAAGCAAGTTGCTTTAAGGCGAACCGCAACACATTGATGCCATCTCGAGTTGAGAAATCGAGTTTCAATCCGTGCGACTGTTGAAGGAACTCGACGGTGAGGTTGAGCATTTCTTCATTCGAAAAAGGCAAGTGGTACTTCAGAATCGCCAGTTCTTCTTCGCGTGATGGATGGCCCAAAGAAAGTGTCGGCTGTAGACGACTCAGAATATAATCCGGGATTTCGTACGTCGATTCATCGTCATTCATCGTGACTGCACAACGGAAGTCCGGATGAGCCGGAATCGTAATTCCCGCAACAATGGATTCAACATACCGTCGGTGATCGAGCAGCGGAGCGAGTGACGCCCACGACTTTTCGTTCATACGGTTCCCTTCATCGAGGACACAGACGCCCCCGCGAATCATGGCTGTCACCAATGGAGATGCCTGATACTGAATTTTCCCGCTTTCAGCGAGAACCGGAGTCACGAGCAGGTCTTCCGGTCGAGTATCAGCTGTACATTGGTAGATGTACAACTCTTGATTGCGTTGCCGCGTCGCCGCGATGGCTAGAGTCGTTTTGCCAATTCCAGGGGCACCAACGAGACGAGGAGCGAGAGGAAGGTCCGCTTTGTCAATGACCAGCCAACAGGCAAGCAGTTGCTTAAGAACTTCTTGTTGCCCAATCCATTCACCCGGAGTCGAATCGGCATGACCGAGGTGCAAACGGATTCCATCGATTTCTACGGCATCTGACATGATTGTTTTGGTTCTCTTTGTGCTACTTAAGGTTCAATGTTTTGTATCTTGCACATCTTCTCAGCGAGCCAAGTCGCTCTTACGCATCACCTGGGAGTGAAATCATCGTTCCCGATGCCTGTCTCTTCCTGAGCCCCAATCGCCTCCTTCTCTCGTTCGCGACTGCCCTGGCAATTTCTGCTTCAAGACCCTGTTGGCCCTCTGGTTCCCAATGTACCGGAAATGACGTCTGTTTTCCTGTCAGGCTGCATTGAGATTGGCTCATACGGAAAATTATGGGGGGCAAATCAGCAAAATTCGCCTGAGGGTTTGAATTTCTGTAAAAATATAGTTCAGCTCAACGCATCAACATGTTAGGATTAAACTTCATATCAAGATGCGATTCACTGCATTGAGTGTTGGTCCCACAACCTGAATTGAGTCTCTCAGGGGGCAGAAATCCTTCATCATATTGTTATTGAGAGAGTTTTCGACAGAGCTTTCGATTGAAGGACTTCAGGACTTAATACAGACGAAATCTCATCGAAAGGAGACAACTTACTCCCTATGCCAACAACCAGTTCGACATTCATTCGACAACTGAAAAAAAGCCGAATTCTGACTGCTCAGCAGTTTCAAGCTTTTACGAACACGCTTCATCTCACTGAAGAAGTGAGCGAGGTGCAACTGGCGACCTCCGCGGTCAAGCAAAAGCTGATGACGCGGTTTCAGGCAGAAGAGATTCTCAACGGCCGCGCCCGGACTCTTTCCGTAGGCGACTATATTCTGTTCGACATCCTCGGCTATGGAGGGATGGGAACAGTTTATATTGCGAAGCACCGTGAAACAAAACGGCTGGTTGCGATCAAACTCTTGGGAGAACAAACCAAACACGACGCAGGAATTCGAGCAAGATTTCAACTCGAAGCCCGTGCTGGAATGCAGTTTGACCATCCGAAGCTTGTGAAAACACTGGAACTCGGAACGATCCAGGAACTGTACGGCGAGTCCGAATACATGGTCATGGAGTTGGTCCAGGGAGTCACGTTACTCGAAGGGATCAACTTCAGCAAAGGCCCATTGAAGTGGGACGCCGCAGCGGATGTCATTTGCCAGGCTGCCGATGGTTTGGCGTATCTGCATGAACTGAACATGGTGCACCGCGATGTGAAGCCAGATAACATTCTGATTGAAGTCAACGGAAACTCCAAACTGCTGGACTTTGGTTTGACGCTTGCCGATCAGGGAGCTTTTGAAGAAGAATTCTCTTTGGCGATGATCTTCGGGCATGACTGTTTAGGGACGGCAGATTACATCCCCCCCGAGCAATCTCTGGATTCACTCAGCGTTGACAATCGTGCTGACATCTATTCGCTCGGCTGTACGCTCTATACGGCACTGACTGCCAAGCGTCCTTTCCCCGGACTCAAACGTCCCGAGACAGTCAAAGCACATCGATCTCACCCACGCCCCTTGGTGAAGGATATCAACTCGCAGGCGCCGGAAGCTCTTTCCGATATCGCTCGGAGAATGATGGCTATCAATCCTGGTGAGCGTCCACAAACCATGCAAGAGGTGATTGACTTACTCAGCCCATATCGCAACCAGCGCAACTGGGCCTTCGAGTTCAATCAGGTTCTTTCTCAACGGCGTGAAATGCGGAAACGCTACATCACCGAATCCCGAACACGCTCCAGCCAGGTCAAACGCCCTACGACTGTCAACTCTCGTGACGAAACCGAAACACCCGGCAAGAAGAACGTGACAGGTGACGAAGACCTTTGTGATTTGGATTCTTAATTCGCAACGAGCATTCGCTTCAAGGGGCGCTCACCATCGAGCAGTTCCCCGTGAAGCAAGAGCAGGATCAGGCTACAGGATCTGCTCTACTTTGACTGGTGCTTCTTAAGCGAAGCGCCGATGAAGTCGCGGAAGAGAGGGTGTGGTTCGAGCGGGCTCGATTTGAATTCGGGATGGTATTGTACTGCGACAAACCAAGGGTGTTCGGGGACTTCGACGATTTCGACGAGATTCCCATTCGGGCTGGTTCCGGCTGGTCTCATTCCTGCATTAATAAGCTGTTCTTTGTAGGCAGGGTTGAACTCAAAACGATGCCGGTGGCGTTCGGAAATATCAGTTTGCCCATAGGCCTGATGCGATTTTGTCCCCTCAGCAAGAAGACATGGCATCGCTCCCAGACGCATTGTTCCACCTTTGTCGGAGACTGTTTTTTGCTCTTCAAGCAAGCAAATAACCGGGTCAGGCGTGTCCGCTGCGAATTCTGTACTGTTGGCAGCTTCGAGTCCCAGGACATTGCGGGCGTATTCAATGACTGCACACTGCATCCCTAGACAAATTCCGAAGTAAGGGATCTTTTTCTCTCGAGCGTACTGGACAGCTTTGATTTTTCCTTCAATTCCTCGGTAGCCAAACCCGCCCGGAATGAGAATTCCACTGACGCTCCCCAAGAGCTGGTCGAGGTCCTCTTCCTCACACTCTTCTGCTTCGACTCGCTTAATTAGAACTCGAGTTGAATGCGAAAAACCGGCATGTGTGAGTGACTCATAAATCGACTTGTACGCATCCCGGTGTTCAATATATTTTCCAACGACTGCGATGCTCACCTCGTGCGACGGATTACGAACGCGGTGCATTAAATCCTTCCAGTCAGCGATGTCGAGTTCGCCACGTGGAAGGCCCAGCTTTTTGATGATCAATTCATCCAAGTTATTTTCTGCCAACCCGACTGGAACTTCATAGATTGAAACTTCCTTGTCGATTTCTTCAATGACCGCCTCTTTTTCGACATTGCAAAATAACGCGATCTTCTCGGCGTTCTCACGTCCCATTGCCCGTTCGGTTCGCACAACAAGGATGTCGGGCTGAATTCCGATTTGACGAAGCTGACCGACGCTGTGCTGCGTCGGTTTCGTTTTGGCTTCGCGAGCCGCTTTCAGGTACGGAACTAGCGTCAGATGCAGGAAGAGGCAATTCTCTTTGCCAATGTCGAGCGGAATCTGTCGAATTGCTTCGAGGAACGGAAGCCCTTCGATATCACCAACGGTTCCACCCAGTTCGGTGATGACGACATCGACATCGTCGGTGGCGAGTTGCAGAATGCTCGCCTTGATTTCGTTCGTAACGTGAGGAACCACTTGGACGGTTGCGCCCAGGTAATCCCCTTTACGTTCTTTTTCGATGACAGAACTGTAGATCCGTCCAGTCGTGTAGTTTGACTTGTTCGAGAGCGGACTCTTTGTGAATCGCTCGTAGTGCCCCAGATCGAGGTCGGTCTCAGAGCCGTCGTCGAGAACGTACACTTCGCCATGCTGATAGGGGCTCATGGTCCCCGGATCAACGTTGATGTACGGATCGAGTTTCTGCATGCGGACTTTGAGTCCACGCCGTTCGAGTAACAATCCAACAGAAGCGGACGTCAGCCCTTTTCCGAGCGAACTCACAACTCCGCCAGTGACAAAGATATGCTTTGCCATCGTTCATTCATCCTGTATTGAGACCTGATCCGGACTCCTGAATTGGTCTCTCAAAAAATGAGAAAATCCTTCTTCATGAATATCTGCGGATGAGGACGAGCCTAGCTGATTAGATCGATAAGCTTGCGTGAGTGATCGAAAATTGATTCAACCAAAACGATCTCTGGGATCTTGCAAGCGATTTTCAAAGTGAAAACCGGAGGCAAACGACCTCCGGTGAATGAGTTTTGGACACCCGACTGAGTGTCGAAAGTTGTCTTATTGATCCTGTTTCCTCTGCATTCTTTCCACAAACGCAGCATAGTCGGCAGCCGTGTCGATTCCAACGGATCGATGATGCACAACTTCGACAAGAATAGAAGCTCCCGCTTCTAACGCACGTAATTGTTCAAGTTTCTCAAGTTGCTCTAATTCCGACGGAGGCATTTGCGTCAGGGCCAGTAAAAATTCCGGTCGATATGCATAAATTCCCAAATGCAGCAACCATGGACTTCGGGTAAAATGAGCATCTTCGGGACGCGCGAAGAGGAGGTCATCCGGGTCACCATCGCGATAAAACGGGATCGGCAAACGGCTGAAATAGAGGGCTCTCCCATCGGCAGCCCGCACGATTTTCACGCACCCCTGATCGATAAGCATTGCCTGAGAGGTAATCGGCGTTCCGAGTGTTCCCATCTCAATGTTGGGAGATTTCTGCATGGCTGTGACCAACCGATCAATGCAGCCCGGGTCTAATTCAGGCTCATCCCCTTGTACATTGATAATCAAATCGGCCTGAAGTTTCTCATTCTGCACAACCTCTGCAATTCGGTCGGTTCCGCTTGGGTGGTCCCCAGTCATGGAGACTCGTGCCCCAAAACTCTTGCAAGCAGTCGCAATCTCTTCGCTATCGGTCGCGATGATGACTTCGGAGAGCGAGGCAGAAGCACTTGCGGCTTCCCAGGCATACTGAATCAGTGGTTTGCCTGTCTCCTTCAGCAACATTTTGCCAGGCAATCGAGAGGACTGCATCCGAGCAGGGATGATTCCAATTGCAGTCGACATACTGAGGATTTCCTGAACAGGTTCGAGAGATGCATTTGAATGCACACAATTTTCAAACGTGCAACATTCAGCACGCTCTGTCAGGAAGTGAATAGTAGTGAAGGAGACTCAGCGAGCAAACAAACAATCCGGAACTGGTGAGAAAATCTCAAATTCCAGATTTCAATTTTCTTGACAGGTGGCAATTTGCCAATCTGGTAATTGGCCAGTTTGGTTTTGGCTGTCGAAGGGCCGTTCCTGTCAGAGATGCCCCCTGAGCGTTCAACGTCGAAATTTACGGCGTTAAACTTCAGGGGAAGACATCTTTACAGGCACTCGCTTTGCGGAGTGCGCTGCCCCACAAATACTGCGGGGCCATCACTTCAGCTTGAGCAGCTTCTGCCCCGTGGCACACAGCCAGTCACCTGACAAAACGCTCAACTCGCGGACACAAGAAGCACGAACGTGTTTTGAGAGGCTGCTCTTGCTCGTCAGGGATTACTCATTCTCGATACCGTGAATCTCCAGGAAGTCGTCCGGGATTTGCGCTGTTTTCTTCGCGACTAATGCAAAGTAATACAGTGGCACACCTTCCATCGAAAGTCGATGTCGGTATTTTTCGAGATGGAACAGGTCCAGATACTTGGACCATAAGAGTTGGCGAATGCATCGGGAAAAGCCGGATGTGTCTGATGCATCCAGAAACGTATCTTTGATGTTAAATGCCACCCAGCCATCATTCTGAACGAACTGCAACGCCTGAATGAATGCCGAGCAAGGAATATCCCCGAACCCAAGTGCCGCAACGGCAGAGAGGCAATTCACTGACCAGTCTTCAAGATCCGTTTTTTGATTTTCATTCAGATTGGTAAAATCGGCGACATAGTATTCATCATAGACATCGGGACGGTCGCGATAGGCAGCTGTTTTTGCCTCGGGGATGATGTCTGCGCCAATCAGTCTGGCAACTCCGTATTCATTCAGGACTTCCCCCATCATCCCGTTACCAGCACCGAGGTCCAACACGCGAAGTTCTGAGAAGTTTTCCCCGTATTCATCCATCGCGGATTTCAGAATCGTTCCCACACGCTCTGGAGAAGTGCACTTGAGGCGCTCGTAAAAGATCTGTTCATACAAGCCCGGCCGCAAATAGATCTTATCGTAATCGTGAAATCTGAGGCGTTTGTTCTGACCGTCCTCAACGACAGAGAAGTAGACTTCGTCCTGTCCAAGTTTGTGTGATTCCTCTGGTGGAAACTGAATTCGGTAGCGTTGGTTCATGTTGTCGATTTGGGTTTAAGCTCCTTGGAATGTCAAAATCGTCAAATCTGCATTCACACAACGCGACCCAGTTGCCCATTCGCTAGAATTATTGCGCTCACAGCAGCGAAAAAACGCGCCGGACTCACGAAAAGTCAACACTCGTCGAGTGAAGTGCAGTGAACCCCATTGTGTAAACCTGACCAGCAATGTCAAACGGCCCCTTCATATCAGCCCCCGCAAGTGCGACTAAGTGCACTGATTCCACTTCGAAGGCGTTCGGAGTACACTTTGAGTTTTACTCTCCAATTTTATCACTCGAATCCCATTTCCATGTCTTTGCAGCTTACCCTGATATCCCTGTGCGGATTGCTAATCATCTCGCTGGTTGTTGCGAGTGGAGGGCTCTGGATCTGGGGGATTATTCGATACAGTTCGGGAGAACCGATTCTCAAGGATCGCTTCCGTTCTCCGTATGCGAAAGTGTCGCTTTTTGCACTGCTGTTGACGGGTGCCTATCTTTTGATGGGACTCTACAGCACGTTGACCCCAGGAGAAAAACTGGAGTACAACCCGGAACGTATTGAGCGTTTGCTTCACGCCTCGATCGTCGAAGGTGTGATATTGACGTCGATTCTGGGCTTGGCGATTTATGTCAGTGCTGGTCGCGTGACGGAGCTTTATCGGCTCGGCTTCCGGTTCGATAATCTTCCCAGACAGATTCTGGATGGCTGGCTCGGTTTTGTGGCAGCCATTCTGCCTGTTTTTATTGCAATTCTCATCACACTCCCTCTTCGTTCACTTGAGCAGACACATCCTTTTTTGCGTTTTCTCAGTGACAAAGAGTCTATGAGTGCTCTTCTGACCGTCATTTATGCGGCTGTGATTATGGCCCCATTAAAAGAAGAGTTGATGTTCCGCGTCATCCTCCAAACCTGGTTGGTCAAAAAGATCGGTGTCACCTGGGGAATCGTCGTCACTGCGATCCTCTTTGCGGCTGTTCATGGAATTCCCGACTCTCTGGGACTGTTGCCTTTGGCTCTGATCTTGGGGATTGTGTATCACGTGCGTCGCAGCTACCTCACTGTCGTCATCATTCACGCCTTGTTTAATGGCTTCAACGTCGGACTTGTGATGCTGCAAAAATCAGCAGAGCAGGTTCTTGAAAATCCGAACATTCTGAGCCCTTGATGCAGACGAGTCATTTGAAATGAGCTTGCTTCCTTCCCCGTTCCTGTTTCGATATTCCATCCCGGTCGTGGAGGTGAAGTCACTTCCGCGTTCGAAAGCTCCGTTATTGAAACTCCCGAAGCAGGCACAAATTGTTTTCCCGGCAGCGATGGAAGAATCGCCTGAGTTTGCGAAGCTTTCGCTCGCTTGGAACAAGAACGGCCTCGCAGTCTCCGTCACTGTTTCAGGGAAGACCGACTGGCCGGACTGTTCGCCCGACTCCGTTCAATCCTCGGACGGTGTACAGATTTGGTTCGACACGCGAGATACACAAAACATTCACCGTGCATCGCGATATTGTCATCACTTTTGTCTGCTTCCGATTGGTGAAGGCGATGACGGAATGGCTCCGGTGATAAAGCAATTGCCTGTCCCTCGTGCGAGTGATGACGCTCCCGAAGTTGATGATGAGATTCTCCTCATCGAGAGCGAAGCTGACGAGACTGGCTACACTGTCTCTGCCTGGTTCCCCTGCGCTGCCCTGAATGGTTTCGATCCGGAAGCCTATTCGCGAATGGGCTTTTACATTTGCGTCAACGACAAAGAACTCGGGAAGCAACATTTTACTATAGGTGATGAATTCCCTTACCAGAGTGATCCCACTTTATGGGCCAGTCTGGAGTTGGTCTCGAAATAAATCGAAACGCGTTCTGCACGGGCATGGCTGGAAGTGCTGGTTATTCTTCCTTCAGATGAAAAGTACAACCCGCCCATTGGCCGAAGTTTTCTTCAACCTTAATTGTCAGGCTCGTCAAGTTCTCGGTGACGATCCCTTTTAGAAGTTGCTCACCTAACCACTCCGCCAGAAGTTCCGCGGTTGTCTGCTGAATCGGCAACAGGATGCATTCGTCTTTCGGGAAAATCCACCGGCGGTCTTCGTACGTCACTTCGACTTCTCGGTCGCTCTCTTGAAGTCGAATTTTCGGATGCTCGGTCGGCAGCAACATTCGATGGTCGAGTTGATCGACAAGTTCTTGCAGCGTGTCTCTCAATGCGATGAAGTCGAAGACGTATTGGTTCTCATCGAGCGTTCCCTCGACGCGTGCTGCGACTCGCCAGTTGTGACCATGCAAGCGTTCACATAGGTCTTCACCGATCGTGATGAAGTGGGCGGCTGAAAAAACCAAATGATCTTTGGTGACATCGACTGTAAAAGTACGCGAGACAGGCATCGAGATCTC from Thalassoglobus polymorphus includes the following:
- a CDS encoding AAA family ATPase; translated protein: MSDAVEIDGIRLHLGHADSTPGEWIGQQEVLKQLLACWLVIDKADLPLAPRLVGAPGIGKTTLAIAATRQRNQELYIYQCTADTRPEDLLVTPVLAESGKIQYQASPLVTAMIRGGVCVLDEGNRMNEKSWASLAPLLDHRRYVESIVAGITIPAHPDFRCAVTMNDDESTYEIPDYILSRLQPTLSLGHPSREEELAILKYHLPFSNEEMLNLTVEFLQQSHGLKLDFSTRDGINVLRFALKQLASVPDHPLSKDEVWRNSLEKCLGEDAVDLQSLADRKQQSLGGNVLPMGLGDFFFDPNHPLHPDHDDEDDDEDDDF
- a CDS encoding serine/threonine protein kinase, with translation MPTTSSTFIRQLKKSRILTAQQFQAFTNTLHLTEEVSEVQLATSAVKQKLMTRFQAEEILNGRARTLSVGDYILFDILGYGGMGTVYIAKHRETKRLVAIKLLGEQTKHDAGIRARFQLEARAGMQFDHPKLVKTLELGTIQELYGESEYMVMELVQGVTLLEGINFSKGPLKWDAAADVICQAADGLAYLHELNMVHRDVKPDNILIEVNGNSKLLDFGLTLADQGAFEEEFSLAMIFGHDCLGTADYIPPEQSLDSLSVDNRADIYSLGCTLYTALTAKRPFPGLKRPETVKAHRSHPRPLVKDINSQAPEALSDIARRMMAINPGERPQTMQEVIDLLSPYRNQRNWAFEFNQVLSQRREMRKRYITESRTRSSQVKRPTTVNSRDETETPGKKNVTGDEDLCDLDS
- a CDS encoding CTP synthase, which produces MAKHIFVTGGVVSSLGKGLTSASVGLLLERRGLKVRMQKLDPYINVDPGTMSPYQHGEVYVLDDGSETDLDLGHYERFTKSPLSNKSNYTTGRIYSSVIEKERKGDYLGATVQVVPHVTNEIKASILQLATDDVDVVITELGGTVGDIEGLPFLEAIRQIPLDIGKENCLFLHLTLVPYLKAAREAKTKPTQHSVGQLRQIGIQPDILVVRTERAMGRENAEKIALFCNVEKEAVIEEIDKEVSIYEVPVGLAENNLDELIIKKLGLPRGELDIADWKDLMHRVRNPSHEVSIAVVGKYIEHRDAYKSIYESLTHAGFSHSTRVLIKRVEAEECEEEDLDQLLGSVSGILIPGGFGYRGIEGKIKAVQYAREKKIPYFGICLGMQCAVIEYARNVLGLEAANSTEFAADTPDPVICLLEEQKTVSDKGGTMRLGAMPCLLAEGTKSHQAYGQTDISERHRHRFEFNPAYKEQLINAGMRPAGTSPNGNLVEIVEVPEHPWFVAVQYHPEFKSSPLEPHPLFRDFIGASLKKHQSK
- the kdsB gene encoding 3-deoxy-manno-octulosonate cytidylyltransferase; protein product: MSTAIGIIPARMQSSRLPGKMLLKETGKPLIQYAWEAASASASLSEVIIATDSEEIATACKSFGARVSMTGDHPSGTDRIAEVVQNEKLQADLIINVQGDEPELDPGCIDRLVTAMQKSPNIEMGTLGTPITSQAMLIDQGCVKIVRAADGRALYFSRLPIPFYRDGDPDDLLFARPEDAHFTRSPWLLHLGIYAYRPEFLLALTQMPPSELEQLEKLEQLRALEAGASILVEVVHHRSVGIDTAADYAAFVERMQRKQDQ
- a CDS encoding class I SAM-dependent DNA methyltransferase is translated as MNQRYRIQFPPEESHKLGQDEVYFSVVEDGQNKRLRFHDYDKIYLRPGLYEQIFYERLKCTSPERVGTILKSAMDEYGENFSELRVLDLGAGNGMMGEVLNEYGVARLIGADIIPEAKTAAYRDRPDVYDEYYVADFTNLNENQKTDLEDWSVNCLSAVAALGFGDIPCSAFIQALQFVQNDGWVAFNIKDTFLDASDTSGFSRCIRQLLWSKYLDLFHLEKYRHRLSMEGVPLYYFALVAKKTAQIPDDFLEIHGIENE
- a CDS encoding CPBP family intramembrane glutamic endopeptidase, which encodes MSLQLTLISLCGLLIISLVVASGGLWIWGIIRYSSGEPILKDRFRSPYAKVSLFALLLTGAYLLMGLYSTLTPGEKLEYNPERIERLLHASIVEGVILTSILGLAIYVSAGRVTELYRLGFRFDNLPRQILDGWLGFVAAILPVFIAILITLPLRSLEQTHPFLRFLSDKESMSALLTVIYAAVIMAPLKEELMFRVILQTWLVKKIGVTWGIVVTAILFAAVHGIPDSLGLLPLALILGIVYHVRRSYLTVVIIHALFNGFNVGLVMLQKSAEQVLENPNILSP
- a CDS encoding DOMON domain-containing protein, which translates into the protein MSLLPSPFLFRYSIPVVEVKSLPRSKAPLLKLPKQAQIVFPAAMEESPEFAKLSLAWNKNGLAVSVTVSGKTDWPDCSPDSVQSSDGVQIWFDTRDTQNIHRASRYCHHFCLLPIGEGDDGMAPVIKQLPVPRASDDAPEVDDEILLIESEADETGYTVSAWFPCAALNGFDPEAYSRMGFYICVNDKELGKQHFTIGDEFPYQSDPTLWASLELVSK
- a CDS encoding 6-pyruvoyl trahydropterin synthase family protein codes for the protein MPVSRTFTVDVTKDHLVFSAAHFITIGEDLCERLHGHNWRVAARVEGTLDENQYVFDFIALRDTLQELVDQLDHRMLLPTEHPKIRLQESDREVEVTYEDRRWIFPKDECILLPIQQTTAELLAEWLGEQLLKGIVTENLTSLTIKVEENFGQWAGCTFHLKEE